The following are from one region of the Candidatus Polarisedimenticolaceae bacterium genome:
- the hpnA gene encoding hopanoid-associated sugar epimerase has product MPSLVTGGTGFIGAHVVRALLARGGEVRCLVRPGSARENLDGLPVEIVPGDLGDAASLKRACAGADVVYHVAADYRLWLRDPREIYRTNVDGTRALLRAAGDAGVRRFVHTSSVGALGLTKDGTPADERTPVTLEQVVGHYKRSKFLAEREAESFAAQGLPVVIVNPSTPIGEYDVKPTPTGALVADFLARKMPAYVDTGLNVVDVKDVAEGHLLAAERGRIGEKYVLGHRDMTLKEILDALATITSLPAPRLRLPHAIPLVVGALDTGFSRLTGRPPRVPLEAVRMSMKKMYFDSGKAVRELGLPQTDPIIALGRAVTWFRGRRKEAA; this is encoded by the coding sequence TTGCCGAGTCTGGTCACGGGGGGAACGGGGTTCATCGGGGCGCACGTCGTGCGGGCGCTCCTGGCGCGCGGGGGCGAGGTGCGCTGCCTCGTGCGGCCGGGCAGCGCGCGAGAGAACCTCGATGGCCTTCCCGTCGAGATCGTCCCCGGCGATCTCGGGGACGCCGCGTCGTTGAAGAGGGCGTGCGCCGGCGCCGACGTCGTCTACCACGTCGCCGCCGATTACCGGCTGTGGCTCAGGGACCCGCGCGAGATCTATCGCACGAACGTCGACGGCACCCGGGCGCTCCTCCGGGCTGCGGGCGACGCCGGCGTGCGGCGCTTCGTCCACACGAGCTCCGTCGGCGCCCTCGGCCTCACCAAAGACGGAACGCCGGCGGACGAGCGGACGCCGGTCACCCTCGAGCAGGTCGTCGGCCACTACAAGCGCAGCAAGTTCCTCGCCGAGCGCGAAGCGGAATCGTTCGCCGCGCAGGGCCTTCCTGTCGTGATCGTCAACCCCTCGACGCCGATCGGCGAGTACGACGTCAAGCCGACGCCGACCGGCGCTCTCGTCGCCGATTTCCTCGCGCGGAAGATGCCGGCGTACGTCGATACCGGCCTGAACGTCGTCGACGTGAAGGACGTCGCCGAAGGTCACCTCCTCGCCGCGGAGCGCGGGAGGATCGGCGAGAAGTACGTGCTGGGCCACCGCGACATGACGCTCAAGGAGATTCTCGACGCGCTCGCGACGATCACGTCGCTCCCCGCGCCGCGCCTCCGGCTCCCGCACGCCATCCCGCTCGTCGTGGGTGCGCTCGACACCGGCTTCTCGCGTCTCACCGGCCGGCCGCCGCGCGTCCCGCTCGAGGCGGTCAGGATGTCGATGAAGAAGATGTACTTCGATTCCGGCAAGGCGGTGCGCGAGCTGGGCCTGCCGCAGACCGATCCGATCATCGCGCTCGGGCGCGCCGTCACGTGGTTCCGCGGTCGCCGGAAGGAGGCCGCATGA
- the hpnH gene encoding adenosyl-hopene transferase HpnH produces the protein MRFPLHVTTDMIQHQVKQGLKGRRRYPFVLMLEPLYTCNLACIGCALERHTGKLKDRLPLEKCIQAVEESEAPVVSLCGGEPTLYPELPELIAGIIERRRHIYLCTNALELERKFFGKVQPHRRLSINVHLDGMRATHDFVVDRIGVFDKAIEMIKEAKKLGFRVVTNTTIFRETDVDEVERLCEYLTELGIDGMLISPGYQYATVERDIFLTRKDTEEKFRKILEMSKRFRLQSSPMFLEFAAGMRDYRCSPWSTVTYTPKGWKGPCYLIGARYYETFAEFWNREDWDYWESRKDEKCKNCSMHSGFEASVVTELRKSPKDMVRMAAWNLLG, from the coding sequence ATGCGTTTTCCGCTGCACGTCACGACCGACATGATCCAGCACCAGGTGAAGCAAGGCTTGAAGGGCCGCCGCCGCTACCCGTTCGTGCTCATGCTCGAGCCGCTCTACACCTGCAACCTCGCCTGCATCGGCTGCGCGCTCGAGCGCCACACCGGGAAGCTCAAGGACAGGCTGCCGCTCGAGAAGTGCATCCAGGCGGTCGAGGAGAGCGAGGCCCCCGTCGTCTCCCTGTGCGGCGGCGAGCCGACGCTCTATCCCGAGCTTCCGGAGCTGATCGCCGGGATCATCGAGCGGCGCCGCCACATCTATCTGTGCACGAACGCGCTCGAGCTCGAGCGGAAGTTCTTCGGGAAGGTGCAGCCCCACCGCCGCCTCTCGATCAACGTCCACCTCGACGGCATGCGCGCGACGCACGATTTCGTCGTCGACCGGATCGGCGTCTTCGACAAGGCGATCGAGATGATCAAGGAGGCCAAGAAGCTCGGCTTCCGCGTCGTGACGAACACGACCATCTTTCGCGAGACCGACGTCGACGAGGTCGAGCGCCTCTGCGAGTACCTCACCGAGCTCGGGATCGACGGGATGCTCATCTCGCCGGGCTACCAGTACGCGACCGTCGAGCGGGACATCTTCCTCACGCGCAAGGACACCGAGGAGAAGTTCCGCAAGATCCTCGAGATGTCGAAGCGGTTCCGGCTCCAGTCGTCGCCGATGTTCCTGGAGTTCGCGGCGGGCATGCGCGACTACCGCTGCTCGCCGTGGAGCACGGTGACCTACACACCGAAAGGCTGGAAGGGACCCTGTTACCTGATCGGCGCGCGCTACTACGAGACGTTCGCCGAGTTCTGGAACCGTGAGGATTGGGACTACTGGGAGTCGCGCAAGGACGAGAAGTGCAAGAACTGCTCGATGCACTCGGGGTTCGAGGCGTCGGTCGTCACCGAGCTCAGGAAGAGCCCGAAGGACATGGTCCGCATGGCGGCGTGGAACCTTCTGGGATGA
- the shc gene encoding squalene--hopene cyclase, giving the protein MGREELSELARRVERLLPGRLGSLARELWEGRGDAATAVLEEPREAPPRVRPEPLVSPVDAAIAAAQRRLLSLQQPDGHWCGELEGDTILESEYVLLMHAIGRGNAPRVAKAVEYLRRKQLPEGGWTHYHGGPIEVGGSVKAYFALKLAGDNPDSEPMTRARRAILEHGGVEACNSFTKILLAMFGQFPWEECPAVVPEMVLLPRWFPFNIGDMSAWSRTIVIPLSIVWASKPSVPLPAGRGIEELHTRGVSSRWSLEAVNPKAKTLKAWLWALLFTVVSGFFNVVEKIGIHPLRRRALAQAEAWVRERLVDSDGLGAIFPPIVNTILALRCLGHPDDDPAVSSQIVELERLVIEENDTVRLQPCLSPVWDTAIALHCLVASGLDRDDERVLAAARWLMERECRTVGDWAVKARAERPGGWSFEYRNAFYPDTDDTAQVVTALSAVRFPDADEDLRRREAIRRGIDWLLAMQNKDGGFGAFDKGCLKEFLTYVPFADHNAMIDPSCEDITGRALETFAVAGLPASHPAMRAAAAFLDAKREPDASWYGRWGTNYLYGTWLAVWGLTRAVARPGDASIARSAAWVRSVQNANGGWGESQRSYDEPSTKGQGETTASQTAWALMTLFGAGDYDSDSVRRGVEHLLQTQRADGSWHDEAWTGTGFPRVFYLRYHLYATYFPLLALSTYAGRA; this is encoded by the coding sequence GTGGGACGAGAAGAGCTCAGCGAGCTGGCTCGAAGGGTCGAGCGCCTCCTTCCGGGGCGCCTGGGCTCCCTCGCCCGCGAGCTATGGGAAGGCCGCGGTGATGCCGCCACCGCGGTGTTGGAAGAGCCCCGCGAAGCGCCCCCGCGCGTGCGGCCGGAGCCCCTCGTCTCGCCGGTCGATGCCGCGATCGCCGCCGCTCAGCGCCGTCTTCTCTCGCTGCAGCAGCCGGACGGCCACTGGTGCGGCGAGCTCGAGGGGGACACGATCCTGGAATCCGAGTACGTGCTCCTCATGCATGCGATCGGCCGCGGAAACGCGCCGCGCGTCGCGAAGGCGGTCGAGTACCTCCGGCGCAAGCAGCTCCCCGAAGGAGGCTGGACCCACTATCACGGCGGTCCGATCGAGGTCGGCGGCTCGGTCAAGGCCTACTTCGCCCTGAAGCTCGCCGGCGACAACCCCGACAGCGAGCCGATGACGCGGGCCCGCCGCGCGATCCTCGAGCACGGCGGCGTCGAGGCCTGCAACTCGTTCACGAAGATCCTCCTCGCGATGTTCGGCCAGTTCCCCTGGGAGGAATGCCCGGCGGTCGTGCCGGAGATGGTGCTGCTCCCGCGGTGGTTCCCGTTCAACATCGGCGACATGTCGGCGTGGTCGCGCACGATCGTGATCCCGCTGTCGATCGTCTGGGCCTCGAAGCCGTCCGTCCCGTTGCCTGCGGGCCGGGGCATCGAGGAGCTGCATACGCGCGGGGTCTCGTCGCGCTGGTCGCTCGAAGCGGTGAACCCGAAGGCGAAGACCCTCAAGGCATGGCTGTGGGCGCTTCTCTTCACGGTGGTTTCAGGGTTTTTCAACGTCGTCGAGAAGATCGGCATCCACCCGCTGAGGCGGCGCGCGCTCGCGCAGGCGGAGGCCTGGGTGCGCGAGCGCCTCGTCGACTCGGACGGGCTCGGCGCGATTTTCCCGCCGATCGTCAACACGATCCTGGCGCTGCGCTGTCTCGGCCATCCGGACGACGATCCCGCGGTGAGCTCGCAGATCGTGGAGCTCGAGCGGCTCGTCATCGAGGAGAACGACACCGTCCGCCTCCAGCCCTGCCTCTCTCCCGTGTGGGACACGGCGATCGCCCTCCACTGCCTCGTGGCCTCGGGGCTCGATCGCGACGACGAGCGCGTGCTCGCGGCGGCCCGCTGGCTCATGGAGCGCGAGTGCCGCACCGTCGGCGACTGGGCCGTGAAGGCGCGCGCGGAACGGCCGGGCGGCTGGTCGTTCGAGTACCGGAACGCGTTCTATCCCGACACCGACGACACGGCGCAGGTCGTCACCGCGCTCTCCGCCGTTCGGTTCCCGGATGCCGACGAGGATCTCAGGAGACGCGAGGCGATCCGCCGCGGGATCGACTGGCTCCTCGCCATGCAGAACAAGGACGGCGGGTTCGGCGCGTTCGACAAGGGGTGCCTCAAGGAATTCCTGACCTACGTGCCGTTCGCCGATCACAACGCGATGATCGATCCGAGCTGCGAGGACATCACGGGCCGCGCCTTGGAGACGTTCGCGGTCGCCGGCCTTCCCGCCAGCCATCCCGCGATGCGCGCCGCGGCGGCGTTCCTCGACGCGAAGCGCGAGCCCGATGCCTCCTGGTACGGGCGCTGGGGAACGAACTACCTCTACGGAACCTGGCTCGCCGTCTGGGGGCTCACCCGGGCGGTGGCACGACCCGGCGATGCGTCGATCGCGCGCTCGGCGGCGTGGGTCCGTTCGGTGCAGAACGCGAACGGCGGATGGGGCGAGTCCCAGCGCTCGTACGACGAGCCGTCGACGAAGGGCCAGGGTGAGACGACCGCGTCGCAGACGGCGTGGGCGCTCATGACGCTCTTCGGCGCCGGCGACTACGATTCCGACTCGGTGAGGCGCGGCGTCGAGCATCTCCTTCAGACGCAGCGCGCCGACGGTTCCTGGCACGACGAGGCCTGGACCGGCACCGGCTTCCCGCGCGTCTTCTATCTCCGGTACCACCTCTACGCGACCTACTTCCCGCTGCTCGCGCTCAGTACGTACGCGGGCCGCGCCTAG
- a CDS encoding secondary thiamine-phosphate synthase enzyme YjbQ encodes MFQQRTQILRFRTDGPGFVEITEAVRSWVRESGIATGLLTLQIRHTSASLVIQENADPEVRDDFERFFRRLVPEGDPIFRHTAEGPDDMPAHIRAALTATTLSLPVMEGAPALGTWQGIYLWEHRRRGHTREIAVHVIGEP; translated from the coding sequence ATGTTTCAGCAGCGGACCCAGATCTTGAGATTCCGGACGGACGGTCCTGGTTTCGTCGAAATCACAGAGGCGGTGCGGTCGTGGGTCCGGGAGAGCGGCATCGCGACCGGCCTCCTCACCCTTCAGATCCGCCACACCTCGGCCTCGCTCGTGATCCAGGAAAACGCCGATCCCGAGGTGCGCGACGACTTCGAGAGATTTTTCCGCCGCCTGGTTCCCGAGGGCGACCCGATCTTCCGCCACACCGCCGAGGGCCCCGACGACATGCCCGCGCACATCCGGGCGGCGCTCACCGCCACGACGTTGTCGTTACCGGTGATGGAAGGTGCGCCCGCGCTCGGAACCTGGCAGGGGATCTATCTCTGGGAGCACCGCCGGCGCGGACACACGAGGGAGATTGCGGTGCATGTCATCGGAGAACCCTGA
- the pruA gene encoding L-glutamate gamma-semialdehyde dehydrogenase has translation MPNGIVDVPVPRNEPVLGYLPGSPERAQLVAALDAMGRKRIEIAPVIGGRRVKTGTLGRAVKPHDHAHVLATWHKAGAREVERAIAAARDAHQAWSRTPWEARAAIFLKAADLLAGPWRMRLNAATMLGQSKTSHQAEIDAACELIDFFRFNVHYMREIYAGQPQSSPGMWNQLEYRALEGFVFAVTPFNFTSIGGNLPTAPALMGNTVVWKPASSSIYSSWAIMELLEEAGLPDGVINFVPGSAGEVGDPALASDELAGIHFTGSTAVFQGMWRTVGENIARYHGYPRIVGETGGKDFVFAHPSADVDALVTALVRGAFEFQGQKCSAASRAYIPASLWPQVEKGLKKQIAEIRMGDPADFRKFMGAVIDAGAFKTIKGYIDYAKRSKDAEVVAGGGTDARKGYFVEPTVIRTRKPDFKLMREEIFGPVLTLYVYPDARLEETLAACDRGSAYALTGAIFSQDRYAIVRMAEALTHAAGNFYINDKPTGAVVGQQPFGGGRASGTNDKAGSYLNLIRWTNARAIKETFVPPRHFAYPFLK, from the coding sequence ATGCCCAACGGCATCGTCGACGTTCCCGTCCCGCGGAACGAGCCGGTCCTCGGCTACCTCCCTGGCAGCCCCGAGCGCGCCCAGCTGGTCGCCGCGCTCGACGCCATGGGCCGGAAGCGGATCGAGATCGCACCGGTCATCGGCGGCCGCCGCGTCAAGACCGGCACCCTCGGCCGCGCGGTCAAGCCTCACGACCACGCGCACGTCCTCGCGACCTGGCACAAGGCCGGCGCCCGCGAGGTCGAGCGCGCGATCGCCGCGGCTCGCGATGCGCATCAAGCCTGGTCGCGGACGCCCTGGGAAGCCCGCGCCGCGATCTTCCTCAAGGCCGCCGACCTTCTCGCCGGGCCGTGGCGCATGCGCTTGAACGCCGCGACGATGCTCGGCCAGAGCAAGACGAGCCACCAGGCCGAGATCGACGCCGCGTGCGAGCTGATCGACTTCTTCCGCTTCAACGTCCACTACATGCGCGAGATCTATGCGGGCCAGCCGCAGTCGTCGCCGGGCATGTGGAACCAGCTCGAGTACCGCGCGCTCGAGGGGTTCGTCTTCGCGGTGACGCCGTTCAATTTCACTTCGATCGGCGGCAACCTCCCGACGGCGCCCGCGCTCATGGGTAACACGGTCGTCTGGAAGCCGGCGTCGTCCTCGATCTACTCGTCGTGGGCGATCATGGAGCTCCTCGAGGAGGCCGGCCTCCCCGACGGCGTGATCAACTTCGTCCCCGGCTCGGCGGGCGAGGTCGGCGACCCCGCGCTTGCGAGCGACGAGCTGGCCGGCATCCACTTCACCGGCTCGACCGCGGTCTTCCAGGGGATGTGGCGCACCGTCGGCGAGAACATCGCCAGGTATCACGGTTACCCGCGGATCGTCGGCGAGACCGGCGGCAAGGACTTCGTCTTCGCCCACCCTTCGGCCGACGTCGACGCGCTCGTCACCGCGCTCGTGCGAGGCGCGTTCGAGTTCCAGGGGCAGAAATGCTCCGCCGCGTCACGGGCCTACATTCCCGCGTCGCTCTGGCCCCAGGTCGAGAAGGGCTTGAAGAAGCAGATCGCCGAGATCCGCATGGGCGATCCCGCCGACTTCCGGAAGTTCATGGGCGCGGTCATCGACGCCGGCGCGTTCAAGACGATCAAGGGGTACATCGACTACGCCAAGCGCTCGAAGGACGCGGAGGTCGTGGCCGGTGGCGGCACCGACGCGCGCAAGGGCTACTTCGTCGAGCCCACGGTCATCCGGACTCGGAAGCCCGACTTCAAGCTCATGCGTGAGGAGATCTTCGGCCCCGTCCTCACCCTCTACGTCTACCCCGACGCTAGGCTCGAGGAGACGCTCGCCGCGTGCGATCGCGGCTCAGCGTACGCGCTGACCGGCGCGATCTTCTCGCAAGACCGGTACGCGATCGTGCGCATGGCCGAGGCGCTGACCCACGCCGCGGGCAACTTCTACATCAACGACAAGCCGACCGGCGCCGTCGTCGGCCAGCAGCCGTTCGGCGGAGGCCGCGCCTCCGGCACGAACGACAAGGCCGGGAGCTACTTGAACCTCATACGCTGGACCAACGCGCGGGCGATCAAGGAAACGTTCGTGCCGCCGCGCCACTTCGCGTATCCGTTCTTGAAGTAG